The Microtus ochrogaster isolate Prairie Vole_2 unplaced genomic scaffold, MicOch1.0 UNK3, whole genome shotgun sequence region ATGTGCCTGATACTGCTGTGTTCATCTGAGTTCCAGTGTTTGTATTCATTCTATCTCTGTGCTACTAGAACTATGGGTGTGATAGTAGTGTCAGTGTAGGAGGTGAACATTTAGCTGAAGATATCAGACTAACTTTACAAACAGGAAACGATGCAGAAAGgacaaagtaacacaacttcaaaTCAGGGTAGGAAAATCGAAAAGAAATTGAGTTGGATTGAAAAAACAGTTGAGCTGAGAGTACATGGGACCTAGAAAGTGGCAGGCAGAAAAATATGCAGGGACCAAGATTCTGAAACAGGATGGCCGGGTGTATGCTAAGGACACAATCCTCTCCCTAGTTCTTAACTCATAACTGGTTAGGGTGCACAGAGTCTTTGCCACCAAGACctaaaccaaagaaaaaacaggagaaaaatgaaCTTATCACAACAGTTTTATTTTGGCCTGTGGTTTTAGAGGCTATAGTTCCATGGATGCATGGCCCTGCTGCTTTAGGCAGCCTCACATGGAAAAGGCAATCAGAAACAAAAGTTGTTCACCTATGTTGCaaggggccgcttgtttgtcctgactGCCCAGTccgaaaataatcacacagaaactgtattcattaaatcactgcttggcccattagctctagcttattggctaacttttacatcttaatttaacccatttctattaatctgtatatcaccactaGGCCGTGGCCTACCAGtgaagtttcagcacatctacctctggCCACGGATCCATGGCATCTAGAggcctttctcctagcattccgtttagttttccccacctagctctgctcccctattaaccaatgaaagaaacacatagacagaagaccctcctacaccaaccTTATGCTGCCAGAAACCAAAAAGATTCCAATGTGCTTTTCAAAGCCACACCCCTAATGACTTATGTTCTTTCCATTGGGTCCCATATTCTAAATGTCCCATCACCAACTAAGAGAACCATAAATAGGACTAAGCCTTCAACACATTTACCTGTAGAGGTCATTCAAGATCCAAACTGTAGCAGGTGGGTAGGAAGATATAAAGAGTCTGGAGGCTCATGTTCTTGTCCTCCACAAGGTGGCAGATGTGacttattgtcaacttgactggatttagaatcgcCTAGGAGACATAATTCTAGGCATGTGTATGTTGGGTAGGACAAGACCCACTGGTTAGTTAAGGTTTCTCTTGTTGAGAAGAGACATCATAACCAcaattcttattaaaaaaaaacatttaattagggtgatggccaattatcatcatggtggggagcatggtggtgtacacagcaatatacttcctccaacaaagccacacctccttatagtaccatttcctttgggggccattttctttcaaactaccacacccacCCTTAACATAGGCTGGGTTCCCAcactgcattaaaaaaaacaaaaccagggcaAGAGAACATGGTGTGTAACAACATTCATCCTTGCTTCTAAACTGTACATGCCTCTCTCACCAAAAAAAGGGAAGcccttctggaagtttcttctgtcaagtattttgttattagcaatgagaaaagtaacgaATGCTATGAGGTAATTAACACACTCCACCCCTCCCCTATTCAAATCCAACTCAGGAAGCATCACTCATACCTGgtaggcaaatgctttaccaccAAACTATACCCTTAGCATTAAAACTGCTTTGTTCTGCCTCATCACACACAGCAATGAGGTCAGATACTACTGTCTCTGCTATTTATGTGAACTTGCAAAACTCACAATCTCCACAGCTGTCTCCTCACCTGAAAAGTGGGATAATGGTACTAGTATTTCATAGGAGCTACAGATAATTATGATGCTTATCAACAGACTAACTATCTGCCAAGAGAATAATACTCAGagcttttttgctgtttgttatttgagatggggcttctctgtgtagttctggcactcactctgtagaccagcgtggccttgaattcagagatctgcctgcctctgcctcccaagtgcggggatcAAAGGTGTCTGACACCACAGCCCATCAATACttagagcttaaaaaaaaaacccatggcaTTGTGGAGGATAAAGGAAGTTATTTTGAACCATGTGTTTAGCTGACTTTTCAAGAAGCCAGCAGACAATCTGACCTGACTACAGATGCCTCTAGTTGGTCCTACACAGAACTGCCACTGCCACCCGAGGACCAAACATCTCCAGTGCTTGGGTGATTTGCAGCTATGACCTAGTCATCTGGGTAAGGAACTAGGAACTTCTGTAGAGTCCAGAGCACTGTCCAAATGTCTATTTCGTTAGGACTAGAGAAAATGTGTTCTGCAGAAAATACAGGCCATCCATACTAAGTGCAAAAGACTGAAACTCTCCTTTACAGCTCAGAAAATTGTTCAAAAAATGCATTTTGTGTCTGGAGATATAGGTCATTTTTtaagaatgcttgtctagcatgcagtCCTGGGTCCAATCATATcatttgggaagttgaggcaggagtattagagattcaaggtcattctcaattACATAGCAAGTTACATGTTTGAGGTCAAACTGGGGTACATGGGACACCGCCAGgatctaaaaaggaaaaggagaaaagggaaagtggaAGAACCTAAGGTAAGAACAAAGTATTTCTATACTTCTTTCCCAGTTTATCATCAGATAAATATCAAACTTAACTTTAAAGGGAAAAGGACTACCCAAGTTAGAGGAAGATCAGCATGATGGAGGAAAATGTGAACCAAGTCAGTGATACAGATCTGTGAAAATACCAGACTGCAACCCATTAAACAGGGCATCACCAACAAAAATGTCAAGTAAACAAAGGTCCAAGAAACTGTAAGCATAGGAAGGCATCCCTGGTCAGTTTGTCTTGGGTTCCAGGTCCTGGGGTCAGACTGGATGTTCTTCTCATTTCAGTCTGTCCAATGGCTCATAACCACTTCCTTACCTCAGTGATGGGTTTGCTTAGGCCATGATTCTCAACAAAAGGGAAGTATATGGAAATGCTTGAAAAAGTCAGTGTTGTAGAAAGCCATCCTGGGAGCTCAACATGCTTTACTATCTTTATCAGAATTGCTGAGGCTACTCGAAAGTGACCTTCATCTGAGAGTCTAGTCATTCCTTCCTATACCTTCCTCCCAGTTGTATTTCTATACCAGGGTTATTCTCCTGGCTAGGCTTATGCTATAGAGTATATATAGTGTGGAAGTTGTCTTCTATGCTGAAACTTTGTAGTAATGTGGCAGCTTTCAGTCACCCACAAACCTTTGAGTAAGCCCAATGAACTCATTGGCTCATCAAGCTTGACTTTGGGGCTGAATCATTTCTTTAGTCCATTGCTGGTGCCTTCTCCAGGATAAGATGACTTTCACATCTCTACAGTAAAAGTTCACTTGACACTCAGAAACTTGCAAGGTGGGCTGGGAGCCTCTCCTAAGACTGAACCAAACATGTAGTCTTATGTATGAAGATCCTAAGGCTAGACAAAATTGCTAGAAACAGGGTCAGGGCTAACCCCAGACCACCTGATTCCCAGGCCCCTTTCTTGTATTTTTAGGCTTTAGCTAAAAAGGCGGCCAAATTCTCACATGGaatttctctcttcccattctcccaTTCATAGGTAAATCTCGTAACTGTTCTTGACTCTCTGCCAATAAGATTCTGACATGCTGAAAACAATCCCCATACTTACAGACTAGAAACAGGCTGGGTTAAACATGCTACTTTGGAAGAGTATTTAAGGGGCTGGTGAAATGACTCATTCCCAGTACCTGTGTAGGAAAGGTTACACTCACCTGTAATTgcaactccagggaatccaatgttctcttctggatTCCATAAGCACCTGCACTCTTGTGCATATGTTTACACAATATACACAtaactacaaaaataaatcttaatgggagggtggaacaggctcacagaGCATGATCAAATCTGGGTTTTAAAAAGCACATACAGTTGTTTTGTCTTATCCTATTTTATTTcgttaaaaagaaaacccatactATTTCCATACACTCTGTTCCTTTAACAGCCTCCTAAGTATGGGGTACCATAGCGCCATCTTAATAAGAAGCTGTCAGCAACTCAACAGACAATCAAAAGGGAACCAACTAAAGAATCCATGAATGTACCCATAGTTCACTGAATTTTCAAAGTCAGTTTTCACAAATTCTCCCATTTCACTTTGGAAACTGCCCCAATCACACTTCCAGAAAACTATCTCTAATACTTCTAGAAACAAAATTTGAGTCTCACTAAATGAACCCTGGGAGGCTTACTTGTTTTCTGAGATATCATGAAATCAAATCTACAGGCAAAATTATCTTGGGCCTTGTGATCTCTGAGAATAAATGCAATAGGGTACTTCATATGACTTTTACCTAATTTTAATAACAGGATGTTTACCCTAGGTACCTAACTTTTCCCAAAGAGAGTACATTAGTTACTACTTTGTAAAAATTACTATAAGGCACAGTGCTTAAACGACAAACATTTATGATCTCAGTTTCTGTGGCTTTGCTGGATAATTTTAACTCAAGGTCTCATGAGGTTGTAATCAATGTTAGCAAGGGTTGCAGTCATTTGAGACATCCCCAGTACCAGAGGACCTGCTTCCAGGCAGGTTCCCTAACGTATCAGTTGGCAGGCACCTTCTGCTTCTGACCCCTATATCCTCTCCATGGAACTGCCTGGGAAGCCTCAAAATTCAACAGCTGGCTTGCCTCAAAGTGAGTGAttgaggagagacaggaaagagcaaTGCCTTTCAATACCCCTGAATGTCTTTATTCGTTCAATGTCTCAGATTCAGGGTACTCAGGGAGGAAACTGAAGCTCCATGTCTTCATGCTCCATGCTATATGTGTAGCAATGTAAAACCACAGGCTAGCAAGAGCATTAGCTTTTCATTTGCTATAATGCACCAGGGCCCAATGCactattttcttctccttccttttgtctCTCTCCCACACCAAATAtctaccccacccccagatgTGTactcctatttctttctttcctagacAGAGGCCAATCTAAGGCAAAATAATATTTACTATTCTATCCCCACCTAAGAACTACATAATCAGAATAAAAATTGTAACATGTCTGCAATATGTATATACAATGCATAtacaatgtgtatatatacatatatataatacacatatacaataatagCCTTTATCATTGGTGTTTCCACCTAGtggatgaaaaatattttgaaaggggatcaaaaaaataaaaatgtagccgggcgatggtggcgcacgcctttaatcccagcactcgggaggcagaggcaggcggatctctgtgagttcgagaccagcctggtctacagagctagttccaggacaggctccaaagccacagagaaaccctgtctcgaaaaaccaaaaaataaataaataaataaataaataaataaataaataaataaataaataaataaataaataaataaataaataaataaaagtgtttacttcaaagctagagagatggctcagtaggtaaagtgtttgcaccaagcctgacaaccttaGTTGGATCCCAGAAACCCatatgttaaaaagaaagaactatctcctgcaagttgtcttctgactacAACAGGTGTGGGCCCCTtcaacacaaaagaataaataaataagtgtaaataataaattcttttaaatgtttattttaggcTGGAAagctggcttagtggttaagagtacttattaCTCTTATAGAGGGCCtaggttctgttcctagcactcatgtggctgctcacaaccacttgtaactccagttccacataCACGTgcgcacgcacaaacacacacacatggctccTATCATCCACTTCCTCTACGTAGGCCCCATCTCCTAAGGTTCCACAAACTCCCTAAACGGGAGCAGTAGTTAGAGACCAAAGCTCCAACACAAAGCCCTGTGGGCACATTTCACTGCTTCCAAATTTTCTGAGCCTGAGAGGATGAGACAGTGGACTTGGATTAGGATAGCAACGGATCTAAAATTAACAAGGAAAGCCTGActgtaaacagatttttttaatcactACACCAGGATGTTTACATGAGATTTTGCCTCTGCAATTCTATAAAATATTCCTTCTCTTAAGATAAAGTAGTGTAGAAATCATGGTGATCCTACCTAGaccacagaagtaaaaaaaaaaaaaaaaaaaaaaaaaattcagttgcTCTTATAGTAagagaggaggagctggggaggtggctcaatgtttagagcactggctgctcttgcagaggatccagcacttacgtggtggttcacaatcacccTTAACAttgttccaggagatccaacgccctcttctggtctccgaaGATACcaagcatacacatggtacaaacatgtaggcaaaatacacatacacataaaataaaactttaaaaccttaaaaacaatatcaaaactaacagcaacaaaaataacacacTCAGGGAAAGGAGGTGGATCTAGTAAAGAGATGTTCTTTCAAAATCCATAATCATATAGTAGTTTTGTAGAATGTTCAGAATCCTCTGGCCATCTAGACAAGACAAACGTGTGACAAACACCTACATGTGgtagagcatgcctgtaatctgaACACTAAAGgcagtttgagtccagcctagtctacatagtgagttccagcccagataaggttacacagtaagaccagtctccaaaatcaaataaacaaaaagaagtgtAAGAAATAATTTTGGCCTCAGTGTCTACGGCAGTCACTATGAAAAGTGCTTCCACTGCACAGCACAGAACTCTCCAGAACCTAGCAATTTCCCCTCCTCTCACCTTCAGAGCTGTGATCCGCCCACAGGGATAACAAAAGGCCAGAAGGCAGAAAGGTACAGAATGCTAGTGTGAGTAATGTTTTCCTATCAAATGCACATATTTCTAGTTTTACCTCaagccaccccctcccctccgccagaggaaaacatttcctttgctttcaggCTGAATCTGCAAAGATGCCTAAAACACTAGGTAACAACATCCTCACATAAATAGAAACAATGAGAACCTGGAATAGTTACTAAGTACGGATCAGTATTAGGTTGCTAGGAAATAGCTTAATACATTGCTTCTTGCTTCAAACTGCAATAATTTAGATGTGAAAGTTATTCATTTctgataaaaattctaaaattcattataactgaataaattatttattctttttttccctgtgacATGACATTATTTAGTTTTGCTAGTTCTCCAAATGACACAGTTGCAGAGCCTCTTTCAGCTGGCCTTgcctgaaaacaataaaaacgaAAGATATTAGATATAGATAAGCCCAGAGTAATTCCAATCATGTTATGCATAATAAAACATACCCTAAGTCAATCAACAAtgggaaacaaagagaaacataaactCTCTAGGAAAAGATAGACCTTAATAATGTTACCTGAGAGTCATGGTATTTCCATCCTATCATGTGGTAGATTTGGTAAGTGGCAGGTATGGAGCCATCCTCATTTCTGTACATTTCTAAAAAGACACACATGGTTAAATTCTGGAAACAATCAGGTCAGAAAAAGTATctgctcaataaaataaaatcacctattttaaagagaaatgggcACTAAGATAACTGCAGGGCTGAGAAAGAATGCTTTACAGAAGAAGTCTTAACACAGAGAAGCTGACACTTTGGAAACAAGAGCTGtttggaaacagatacagagctAGGATCTGTGTTTAGAGAGAATAAAACCCATGAAGCCTGACAATATCTTACAAGAAGGAAACAGTACTGTGGAGCCAACAGCACACAGCACAAACCCCTCCGTGAGCACAGGTAGAAAGGGTGGGCAGCTCACCTCTGTAAACCGCTGCAGCTGCCAGCATCGTGTCTCGGTGCAGCAGGGCTTTTCTGTTCCAAGAACAGTTGCTCTCACCCATACCTAAAAATAGACTACAGTTTGAGAAAACACTGCAAATACCCTTGCAGCTCAGGATAAAGACATGATCCATCTTATCCAACAGTGTACCTATCATCAGTCTCATCTACCTTCAGATGACAGTTagtctgctttctgactgcagcAAACCTGCTTGAAGCCTCTTCATTATTAAGTCAAGGGTATGCTTCTTCCCACAACAGCCACTGTCTATTGTAAGACACCTTTAGACTCCAGATGGGTCACAAACATTGACAAGTGCCTTTCAAAGAAAACCACATCTTACACCCTTCTTGTGATGCTGTGACAACGCCCTCCTCCTTCTAAGCAGCATATATAATTACAAGCTCAAAATTTGGAAAAGGACTCATTAGACAAGACCAACGCCATGTCTTcaaattttgtgatattttactAACActagatttaaaaattatgtgcattCCCTACCAAGGCACtatcttagcattttaaaattaatcttcagACCTCTtcccttattttaaaatttcaaactgtTTCCCTAAGTTGACGGTAAGAAGCCATTTTTACtgacaattattattttttttttgtttttttgtttttttggtttttcgaaacagggtttctctgtggctttggagcctgtcctggaactagctctgtagaccaggctggtcttgaactcacagagatccgcctgcctctgcctcccgagtgctgggattaaaggcgtgcgccaccatcgcccggctgacaaTTATTATTGTAGAGCTAGAGAGATAGGTGGTACAGTGGTTGCCTAACATGTGTTCAAGAGGCTGGGGATATGAGTTAATGGGTAACGTGCTTGCTGTATAACTATGATCTCCAGGATCTAACATAAAAGGCCAggtgtgccaggcagtggtggcacatgcctttaacccagcttgaggcagagacagatgcagagggCAGGggcaagggcagaggcaggagatctctgtgagttttagtccagcctgttctacagagtgagttccagggcagccagggctgcaaagagaaatcctgtcttgaaaaaaaaaaggaagaaaaaaaaagaaaaaaggaaaaagctaggtgtggtgtcGCCTGCCTGTGATCATAGTgctggaaagggaaagaagggaatcCTTGAGGCAGCTCGCTCTAaaaattagtgagctccaggttcagtgagagaaagagagagagcaacagaTGATACTGACAAAGACCTCTGACAataacatgtgcacacatatggaggctgcacacacactcatatgcacacataagaacatcacacacacacacacacacacacacacacacacagtcctgggttcatttcccagtaccacaaaaaataaagataaattaatataatatcaaattaatgttatatacctttctttacatatacattcattcgtttgtttgtttatttatctattggtTTTTCGAtgcacagtttctctgtgtaacagccctagctgttgtggaactcacagaaatccacctgcgtctgcctgcctctgcctcctgagtgcagggattaaaggcacgcgctaccaccacctggttctttatgtacacatataaatttaaagttatttggAAAGGTCATGTTTAAGATCATTCTACAAAATAACTAAAGgaactttaaaatgttataattattaatactaaaatttattacatgtcgggcagtggcagcacatgcctttaatcccagcactccagaggcagagtcaagcagatctctgaggccagcctgatctacatgggaCAATCAGGGCTTCACAAagacactctatctcaaaaaaaaaaacaaaaacaaaaacaaaaaacaaaaacaaaaacttgagcAGTGTCTACTATTTACTTTTACTAAtcaagaaatgatttattttcttcaagagttaaaaataagtgattttaaatttttatttaaataaaattttagtaataaaattaaatgcacACACTGCTTTTGCTAAGGGCCTGAG contains the following coding sequences:
- the Ndufaf5 gene encoding arginine-hydroxylase NDUFAF5, mitochondrial isoform X3, with product MFGGDTLYELRCSLQLAETEREGGFSPHISPFTAVNDLGHLLGRAGFNTLTVDTDEIQVNYPGMFELMEDLQGMGESNCSWNRKALLHRDTMLAAAAVYREMYRNEDGSIPATYQIYHMIGWKYHDSQARPAERGSATVSFGELAKLNNVMSQGKKE